Sequence from the Janthinobacterium lividum genome:
GCGGGCGCATCAGCTGGCTGAAGAACATCCTCGATATGTAAGCATTTTTAACAGTGCTTGTCCGCCATGCCGCGCGCCTGCACTATAATCGGCAGACTATGAATAATCAACGCATCCTCTCGCACTTCCACGAAAGTGCCGAACTCAAGATCCAGGCCGCTACCGTACTGGCGCAACCCATTGCGCAGGCGATCGACCTGATGTTTTATGCATTGTCCAACGGCAACAAGATCCTCGCCTGCGGCAACGGCGGTTCCGCCGCCGACTGCCAGCATTTCGCAGCCGAGCTGGTCGGACGCTTCGAACGCGAGCGCTTTCCGCTGCCGGCCCTGGCGCTGACGACAGATACGTCGATCCTGACGGCCGTGGCGAACGACTACAGCTACCGCGAGATCTTCTCGAAGCAGGTGCAGGCCTTCGGCCAGGCCGGCGACATCCTGCTGGCCATCTCCACGTCGGGCAATTCGGCCAACGTGATGGCCGCCGTGGAAGCGGCGCTCGAGCGCGAAATGCGCGTCGTGGCGCTGACGGGC
This genomic interval carries:
- a CDS encoding phosphoheptose isomerase, coding for MNNQRILSHFHESAELKIQAATVLAQPIAQAIDLMFYALSNGNKILACGNGGSAADCQHFAAELVGRFERERFPLPALALTTDTSILTAVANDYSYREIFSKQVQAFGQAGDILLAISTSGNSANVMAAVEAALEREMRVVALTGKDGGAIGKMLTDADVHICVPAERTARIQEVHLTTIHCICDGIDVALFGGDVND